One Campylobacter pinnipediorum subsp. caledonicus genomic window carries:
- a CDS encoding hemolysin family protein — protein MYPSSDNSLFMIILAVFFVFLNAFFVLSEFALVKVRKSRLEELIKEKVPNSQLAFDMSNKLDTYLSATQLGITLSSLALGWIGEPAVARLLEEPMAKYFGASEVVVHSVSFAIAFTLITLLHVVLGELIPKSIAISKAESSVLKIARPLHFFWAIFSPVIKTFDFLAGVGLKALGIKPAKDSEIAHSEEEIKIIVSESLKGGVLDSFETELIKNAVDFSDTVAKEIMTPRRDMVCINKQKSFEENLQVVFDSKYTRYPYIDGSKDVILGLIHIRDILQVHFSDSKEKSFDSIVRKFIIVPESLSISKVLLMMNKQQISAALVVDEYGGTAGLLTMEDIMEEVLGDFHDEHDDADLGYKRINENIYEFNGRFELERVEELLGITFDEQTDQVTIGGYVFNLMGRLPTVGDKIEDENCYYEVRKIDGTSILSVKVRKKIEQIESDNEHS, from the coding sequence TTGTATCCCAGTAGCGACAACTCGCTTTTTATGATTATTCTTGCAGTATTCTTTGTCTTTTTAAATGCTTTTTTTGTTCTTTCTGAGTTTGCTCTTGTTAAGGTTCGTAAATCACGCCTTGAAGAGCTTATAAAAGAAAAAGTTCCAAATTCTCAGTTGGCATTTGATATGTCAAACAAACTAGATACATATCTTAGTGCTACACAATTAGGTATAACACTTAGTTCTCTTGCACTTGGTTGGATAGGAGAGCCTGCTGTTGCTAGATTATTAGAAGAACCTATGGCTAAATATTTTGGTGCTAGTGAAGTTGTTGTTCATAGTGTGTCTTTTGCTATAGCCTTTACACTGATAACACTTTTGCACGTTGTTTTAGGTGAACTTATACCAAAATCAATAGCGATATCAAAAGCTGAAAGTTCTGTTTTAAAGATAGCAAGACCACTTCATTTTTTCTGGGCGATATTCTCTCCTGTTATAAAAACTTTTGATTTTTTAGCTGGTGTTGGTTTAAAAGCACTTGGTATAAAGCCAGCTAAAGATAGCGAAATAGCACATTCAGAAGAAGAAATAAAAATAATAGTAAGTGAGAGTTTAAAGGGCGGTGTTTTGGATAGTTTTGAAACAGAGCTTATAAAAAATGCTGTTGATTTTAGTGATACTGTTGCTAAAGAGATTATGACTCCTCGTAGGGATATGGTTTGTATAAATAAACAAAAAAGTTTTGAAGAAAATTTACAAGTTGTTTTTGACTCTAAGTATACAAGATATCCTTATATAGATGGTTCAAAAGATGTTATTTTAGGGCTTATTCATATAAGAGATATTTTACAAGTTCATTTTAGCGATAGTAAAGAAAAAAGTTTTGATAGTATAGTAAGAAAGTTTATTATTGTGCCTGAGAGTTTGTCTATATCAAAAGTGCTTTTGATGATGAATAAACAACAAATTTCAGCTGCTTTGGTTGTTGATGAATACGGCGGAACAGCTGGGCTTTTGACTATGGAAGATATTATGGAAGAGGTTTTGGGCGATTTTCATGATGAGCATGACGATGCTGACCTTGGCTATAAAAGAATAAATGAAAATATATATGAATTTAATGGAAGATTTGAACTTGAAAGGGTTGAGGAACTTCTTGGTATAACGTTTGATGAACAGACTGATCAAGTTACAATCGGTGGATATGTGTTTAATCTTATGGGAAGACTTCCTACTGTTGGCGATAAAATAGAAGATGAAAACTGTTATTATGAAGTTAGAAAAATAGATGGCACTAGTATTTTAAGTGTGAAAGTAAGAAAAAAGATAGAACAAATCGAGTCAGATAACGAACATAGTTAA
- a CDS encoding RidA family protein, translating into MKQIIHTNLAPQAIGPYSQAVLANGMLFISGQLGVKPNGEFAGNSVEEQAKQSLENIKNILAEAKMDFKNVVKTTIFLANIDDFAKVNDIYATYFDADYPARSTIAVKTLPKNGLVEIETIATV; encoded by the coding sequence ATGAAACAAATCATACATACAAACTTAGCACCACAAGCTATAGGACCATACTCTCAAGCTGTTTTAGCAAATGGAATGTTATTTATTTCGGGACAATTGGGTGTTAAGCCAAATGGTGAATTTGCAGGAAATAGCGTAGAAGAACAAGCAAAACAAAGCTTAGAAAATATAAAAAATATTTTAGCTGAAGCAAAAATGGACTTTAAAAATGTAGTAAAAACAACTATATTTTTGGCAAATATTGATGATTTTGCAAAAGTAAATGATATATATGCTACATATTTTGATGCGGATTATCCAGCAAGAAGCACGATAGCTGTAAAAACATTACCAAAAAATGGACTTGTAGAGATAGAAACCATAGCTACCGTATAA